Proteins found in one Triticum aestivum cultivar Chinese Spring chromosome 4D, IWGSC CS RefSeq v2.1, whole genome shotgun sequence genomic segment:
- the LOC123095895 gene encoding binding partner of ACD11 1 isoform X2 — protein sequence MEVRTVKVGNISLSASKREITEFFSFSGDIEYVEMQSETDWSQLAYVTFKDSQGADTAVLLSGATIVDLSVIITPVENYQLPPEARKQLPGENSPSAESAVRKAEDVVSSMMAKGFVLSKDALNMARSFDERHNIMSTATATVVSLDHQYGLSERISLGRAVVGSKVKEVDERYQVSELTRSALAAAEQKASVAGSALMGNQYVSAGASWLTSAFGMVSKAAGDMGSMAKDKVDKAEEERKAIMWEERNGLVSEYAKIHLDEHSSWEPAVLPVESMDEQKLQAV from the exons ATGGAG GTGAGGACAGTAAAAGTTGGCAATATTTCGTTGAGTGCCTCAAAAAGGGAGATCACAGAGTTCTTTTCTTTCTCTGGTGATATAGAATATGTTGAAATGCAAAG CGAAACTGATTGGTCACAACTTGCGTACGTCACATTTAAGGACTCACAAGGAGCAGACACCGCTGTGCTTCTCTCA GGAGCAACGATTGTTGATCTTTCTGTCATCATAACTCCAGTTGAGAACTATCAGTTGCCTCCTGAAGCCCGCAAACAATTACCG GGAGAGAATTCTCCCTCTGCTGAATCTGCAGTCAGGAAGGCGGAGGATGTTGTGAGCAGCATGATGGCCAAGGGTTTTGTCCTCAGCAAGGACGCACTCAACATGGCAAGGTCTTTCGACGAGCGTCACAACATCatgtccaccgccaccgccaccgtcgtGTCTCTAGATCACCAGTACGGCCTGAGCGAGAGGATCAGCCTGGGCCGGGCGGTCGTTGGGAGCAAGGTCAAGGAGGTGGACGAGCGGTACCAGGTGTCGGAGCTCACAAGGTCCGCCCTGGCCGCCGCCGAGCAGAAGGCCAGCGTCGCGGGCTCGGCTCTCATGGGCAACCAGTACGTCTCGGCTGGCGCTTCCTGGCTTACCAGTGCGTTTGGCATGGTGAGCAAAGCGGCGGGCGACATGGGCTCCATGGCCAAGGACAAGGTCGACAAGGCCGAGGAGGAGAGGAAGGCGATCATGTGGGAAGAGAGGAACGGGCTG GTGAGCGAGTACGCGAAGATCCATCTTGACGAGCACTCCTCGTGGGAGCCCGCGGTTCTTCCCGTGGAATCTATGGACGAGCAGAAGCTCCAGGCCGTGTGA
- the LOC123095895 gene encoding binding partner of ACD11 1 isoform X1 has product MEVRTVKVGNISLSASKREITEFFSFSGDIEYVEMQSETDWSQLAYVTFKDSQGADTAVLLSGATIVDLSVIITPVENYQLPPEARKQLPGENSPSAESAVRKAEDVVSSMMAKGFVLSKDALNMARSFDERHNIMSTATATVVSLDHQYGLSERISLGRAVVGSKVKEVDERYQVSELTRSALAAAEQKASVAGSALMGNQYVSAGASWLTSAFGMVSKAAGDMGSMAKDKVDKAEEERKAIMWEERNGLVSEYAKIHLDEHSSWEPAVLPVESMDEQKLQAV; this is encoded by the exons ATGGAG GTGAGGACAGTAAAAGTTGGCAATATTTCGTTGAGTGCCTCAAAAAGGGAGATCACAGAGTTCTTTTCTTTCTCTGGTGATATAGAATATGTTGAAATGCAAAG CGAAACTGATTGGTCACAACTTGCGTACGTCACATTTAAGGACTCACAAGGAGCAGACACCGCTGTGCTTCTCTCA GGAGCAACGATTGTTGATCTTTCTGTCATCATAACTCCAGTTGAGAACTATCAGTTGCCTCCTGAAGCCCGCAAACAATTACCG GGAGAGAATTCTCCCTCTGCTGAATCTGCAGTCAGGAAGGCGGAGGATGTTGTGAGCAGCATGATGGCCAAGGGTTTTGTCCTCAGCAAGGACGCACTCAACATGGCAAGGTCTTTCGACGAGCGTCACAACATCatgtccaccgccaccgccaccgtcgtGTCTCTAGATCACCAGTACGGCCTGAGCGAGAGGATCAGCCTGGGCCGGGCGGTCGTTGGGAGCAAGGTCAAGGAGGTGGACGAGCGGTACCAGGTGTCGGAGCTCACAAGGTCCGCCCTGGCCGCCGCCGAGCAGAAGGCCAGCGTCGCGGGCTCGGCTCTCATGGGCAACCAGTACGTCTCGGCTGGCGCTTCCTGGCTTACCAGTGCGTTTGGCATGGTGAGCAAAGCGGCGGGCGACATGGGCTCCATGGCCAAGGACAAGGTCGACAAGGCCGAGGAGGAGAGGAAGGCGATCATGTGGGAAGAGAGGAACGGGCTGGTGAGCGAGTACGCGAAGATCCATCTTGACGAGCACTCCTCGTGGGAGCCCGCGGTTCTTCCCGTGGAATCTATGGACGAGCAGAAGCTCCAG GCCGTGTGA
- the LOC123096604 gene encoding uncharacterized protein, whose amino-acid sequence MARCSRAWLTLLLVACCALVQSSYGSRPPPREPQMAGVLSPTMVHSAAEPLHDDGTTEVRLSMEEGPTGHPGANTVDDDGGTFATLAMGGGGVVSSEQRKGSGAPVLQQALGRTLGSKLARRVLGGEAEDSAAGPSCHSNNAHITCAPPAQR is encoded by the coding sequence ATGGCACGGTGCTCGCGCGCTTGGCTCACGCTGCTTCTTGTCGCATGCTGTGCCCTTGTGCAGAGCTCATACGGCTCGAGGCCACCTCCCCGCGAGCCGCAGATGGCCGGGGTCCTGTCTCCGACGATGGTTCACAGCGCCGCCGAACCGCTCCACGACGACGGGACGACCGAAGTCCGGCTCTCGATGGAGGAGGGTCCGACTGGTCATCCTGGAGCAAACACTGTTGATGATGACGGTGGTACCTTTGCAACTTTGGCGATGGGTGGCGGTGGCGTTGTGTCGTCGGAGCAGAGGAAGGGTTCAGGGGCACCGGTACTGCAGCAGGCGCTGGGAAGGACGCTCGGCTCGAAGCTGGCGCGCCGGGTCCTGGGAGGGGAGGCGGAGGACTCGGCGGCCGGGCCGTCGTGCCACTCCAACAACGCGCACATCACCTGTGCCCCGCCGGCGCAGCGCTGA